The genome window actcaagtaatattctaaaaagtGACTAACTTCTTCCAAAGTTCTTTTCTactaagatacttgtacttttacttaagtattgctttcaagtactttatacaagactgtagaggagagaagaaactaaaaaacattcatatatttaacaagctgcaatcagagaacTTTGACTTTATTTCATAATAGGAAAATACTTCACACTCTAGACAGATGCGTTAGAGAGGGACCAGCAGGTCGAAAGTTGGCGAAGAAACTCCTGCCCACTGTCTAACATGCAAAGAAAAAATGTAATGGCTGGCAACGTTTCCGTACCTCTGTTAAACAAAATGATGAAGATTGTGCCTGATCAAGGCTTAGTACCAAAATGTTGCCAGCTATTACATTTatctttgcaagttagacagtgtgcaggagtttctttgcaactttaaaaaaaaaaaaaatgactgattcattgattatcaaaatagttgtagTAAGTTCATAGTTGAAAActgattgattaatcaattaatctatGCAGCTCTAGTACCAGAGTGTTAAAAAGTAAAGccaaggggtcctgaccaagcatcagtgtttgacgagttgggagtgagaatgtgctgGCCTTGTACTTACATTGTAGGTCTATAGGCTGAGCAGGACATTTTCTATGCTAGAAACCTTGGTTTCCCTGTGTCTGTCCTTGTGACTTTTGGAGtgatggaaagtaactaagtacatttacttgatTGTTGTACTGAAGTACAATTTGGAGGTACTTGTATAAACAGCATCAGAGGTTGAAAAGTTGAGTtagttaactttatttttcacaaaataaaatgcacaatTCTACATTAGAGAACTTCTAATGTCTAATGATTAAATGAAAGATTAATAAGTAAATCTGTTGAACGACTTCATATTAATAGCCTACATTTGCCAGCAGACTTTTGCCTATGACACGGATTTTGGACATTTTGAGGCCATACATTACAGGGTTGAAGAGTGGCGGGAATGTAAGAAAATATACTGATAAAAATATTCGCATCATAATGGGTACATTGGTGAAATTAAACCTGCTCTGTAATAATTCAAAGCTGGCCCCGACAGAAAAGTTAAAGAGGGAAGCGAGGTGAGGTGTGCAGGTACTGACAGCTTTCTGTCTGGTCTGTTTAGAACcagaaaaacacactttaaaaatattcatgtaagtgTAAATGATAACAATTAAAGCCCCAAAGATTACACCAAAAGTTAAAATAAGCCCCAGTGCATTAACTATATGTGAATCGGAGCAGGCCAGCTTCACAATAGAGTGGCCGTCACAATACACTTTGTTAATGACGTTCCCACAGAGCTGGGAATGGGAGTGCAAATATATAGTATAAACAATACATGCAATCAAAGGGTATAACCATGTTAGAGCAATAAGAGTGGCAATCTTTTTAGATGTCATATGAGTGTTAT of Sander lucioperca isolate FBNREF2018 chromosome 5, SLUC_FBN_1.2, whole genome shotgun sequence contains these proteins:
- the LOC116057867 gene encoding olfactory receptor 5F1-like; the protein is MNSTQVSYFTLAAYLDTGPFKYLYFMIVMSLYIFIVSVNVMLIVVICVNRSLHEPMYIFLCSLFVNNLYGSTGLFPFLLVQILSDIHTVSAPFCFLQIYCVYTYGAVEYLNLAIMSYDRYLAICYPLQYNTHMTSKKIATLIALTWLYPLIACIVYTIYLHSHSQLCGNVINKVYCDGHSIVKLACSDSHIVNALGLILTFGVIFGALIVIIYTYMNIFKVCFSGSKQTRQKAVSTCTPHLASLFNFSVGASFELLQSRFNFTNVPIMMRIFLSVYFLTFPPLFNPVMYGLKMSKIRVIGKSLLANVGY